From the Aspergillus puulaauensis MK2 DNA, chromosome 1, nearly complete sequence genome, the window ACGGCGCCACAGAATATGCCATCCTGTTCCTCCTAAGATAAGATGTGTTTCAGTCCGATAGCTCAATCCAACCTGGAGTAACCAAGTTCCTCCAACGTCAAGGAAAAAAATCCATGGTACAACATCACTTGGTGGTCTCAGCATGACAACCGTATCATATAGAAGCATCCAAGACTGGCGGGACGCAAATGAGACTGTATTATGGCGGGATACAACTTGGTCTGTGTGCTCCGTGAGCAGCGAAGAGGCTCGATGACATCCTACGTATCAAGATATCGCCATGAGGTCGCACAGCGCACGGGGGTGTCCGTACTCGATGGAGCTTCGACAAGTCCAATGATCCCATGTCCCAATGACAGGATAGAGGGTTCCGAGTCTTTCGACCCCCTCGATCGTGTCGAGTGACTGGAGTATCGGGGACTAGCACAGACACTTTCCTCTTTGTTACAGGGATCGCGGTGCTGCTTCGGTGGAAATCGGCGGACATGGTTGGGATTGAAATCATTCACAACTAGATGTCACTTGAGGGGATCCCAGGTGTGCCCTACGCGGCGAGGGTCTCCTACTGTCAATGTAAGGCTCCCATTATGAGAACTTGCGCACTGTCAGCCAGCCTCTTTCTTGGAGCCTTCAAATGTCAGCCTGCGGACTTTGAACGATTTATCATTCGCCGTTGGCTGCTGGGGTCCCTGGTGCCTTGTCCTGCCAAGAGCATACCTACGTGTGGTTTCCACCCTGTGCAACGAGATGGGCAGGGAGGAAGCAAGAGGCGCGGAAACAACTCGATTATCGCCACAAAGGACCAATTATTAACTTACCTAGAATCCACATTACGCAATTTGACATTTCGATCTTTAATTTGTGATCATCACCCTTCATAACAGAACATGTGGCTATTCTCGCATATTCGGTGTTGATCTTCGATACCAGTTACTCTCGCGGGGGTCTTTTATGTAAATCGACACCACAATCGCTGAGCCTAGCCCTTTCGAGCCAAAGGGCCTGGATCCTTGAGATGGCGTCCTGCGGATGTACAGTATGGGGGGTGTGTTTGCTTTtatcctgcttcttccttcGGGTTGGTTCAGAGTTTAGGAAAGCGGGCGGAAACTTGTCTGACTGCTGGGTCTGAAGGATCATGGCAAACCCAGTGATGGATTTTCATGACTCGAGAAGGCTTCGAAAGGGAAGAACCAGCGCATCTAAGTATGGTGCTAACCTTCCATCGGCGTGCTCGCCAACTGTCGTACCGCCCCTTATCCGCAAAAGGGCTGGGCGTGTGTGCAGCGTCGATTGTTAGAATATTGCGGGCTAAAACACGATGTTGACAGCAGTGCGAAAGGCTGGATGATGAACTACATCGAATCATGGAATGCAAGCTTTCCATTTGTTGCTTCTCAGAGGAGCAAAGTGGCGATCCTACCGCAGCAAACAATGAGTACCGGGGGATCTTCTCCCCGGCAGCACACTTTAATACGTGGTCACTCAAGACCATTCCATCGGGTTCTCCATGTTGGTATTATGCCTCATTTGTATCTTACTGCGAACTGTGCCGCTCGATGTCACGAACCCCGCAGGTGAACGCCTTGAGGCTAAATGCTGAGCGATTGCCTCACCAGGAggttattttcttttgttttcgcGGTTTCGCCCCCAAAGCACGTCGAGCAATGGCGCAAACTCGGCATCCCATGTTGGCGACGGAGGCCCGGTGCAGTCGATATGCTGTTTGGCGAAATTGATGCACGAGCTTCCATCCCAGCGAAGCAGTTGGACGAATAATTTGCCGATTCAAGACCTGCTTATGGGTATTTGTCAACTACCTAGCATCACTTCCCGTGAAAGCAAAAATGGCTGAGGACAAGAATATCTCTCCATGAGGGGGAGATGAATGCGCACCACCACGGAAAATTCAGGATCACGGCAACATATGCTATCTCGATCGGCGTAAAGCCACTGGTGGCACGAGGCAAAATTTTATTTGACGTAAGAGACATATGCCGCGCGATCAGCACTGTCCTTCGACGAGCACAGCGTACAAGATTTGGCGCCCATGGGTCAGCTACATGACGGGTGGATAAAGTAGGCGACGCGCAGGTATTGTCGTGTGCGTTGCCCGTACTCGAGAACATTGGGGTCTTCTCCGTAATTTGATCGTCGGCAAAGAGACATTTTCAAGATGGTACCTAATAATAATGGTGAAATGATAGATCCGTGTTGACATGGCCCAATGACCTGTCTGCCGGCTTGGTCATCGAAAGTGCACAGGGTGTTTTGTATGCACACAGCTGATCTCCAACAGTCGTGTATACAGGCCGAGGATGCGGAAGTGTCGGATCTTGTCCAAACCGTTGTTCATCCAACAATGTGCCTTGGACTTCCGATGGCCCCTTGCAAGCTGGGTTGGCCGAGGGAGTGTGCGGAGAACTAAGAAAGAGAGTATTCGGCGACAGATAGCTGCTCGCGCATGTCTCAAAAATAGACCTAAGCCATATTAAGACAATGTTCATGGAAGCCCGTCCTGTTCGAAAGGCGTTGGTAGTCGTCCGTCGCCGGTCTAGGGTCGGCAGCTTGTATGTAGGGCGAACAACAACACAGACCGACAAATCCAAATCAACCCCTGTTCGTGACAATGCCCTTGGATCTAATGGAGGGGGCAAACTAACAGCATGTCGGCGGGAAACAAATCTTATTTTGGCCACGGAATGTCTCGGCCAGCTCAGCACTAGGTAGTGCATGATAATCCTGGCCGCCCACAAAGGGTTGGAGGTATTTCCATTTCCTCTGCTCCCGAATTACTAGCTCTGCTGTGCGTGAGATCCTGCAAGCCCGCCAGCTCCATAGGCGATCAACCTACCACAAATTGAATGCCATCGTGCCCTTGCCCATTTAGGTTACTCATAGCTCGACCAGTGCTCCCCTCTGGTCGGGAAAAGCAAAACCCAGTACGTcaggggagggaggagataAGTAAACACGACAGGGCCCCGAATCGGATGGTGGTCTGGCCCCTCTAATGTTGGACACAAACATAACAAAACCGGCTGATAAGGCATGATGGGCCTATTCCCACTCATTCGGACCTCTCCAGCGTAAATGTCCTCCCTGCCCTTCGACCTCGCGACCACATCCCCGTCACTTTGATCAGCTCGACTCTACTCAAATCCACCAGTTAATCATGACGGACTCCGCTGCATCAGAGTTTACTTCCTCGCAGGCCAGTCCCCATCGCATACCCAACGGGCAGCAGCCCCGAAAGCTCCGTGACAGCTGTATCCACTGCGCAAATTCAAAAGTCAAATGCAATAAGGAGAAGCCGGTATGTAGTCGCTGTGCTCGCCGTCGCCTGGATTGTGAATATAAGGTCTCCCGTCGCACTGGTCGAACCTCACGGGCTGTAAACCAGTTGTCAGGAATAGCCGCCGCGACAAGGACAACGGGAACATCAACATCGCCAGCACTTCAACCGGCAAACATTGGTACAAGTACAGCCTCGAGTGTGCTTTCATCCACCGTTGCCACCAGCGGTCAATCACAAAACTCATTGTTAACGCATATTGCGACGATTCCAGTCATTCATCATTCGCCGGAGCATTGTATATCCCGAACTCCAGATCTTTGGCGGTCTCTTCTGTCGCCCAGTGCATTCAACACAGATGTCGGAGACTTCTCCTCACTCATACCCATGGCGGATGATGTCGGGGATATATTTGCATCAGTCATGCCATCGCCTCAGTTCGACAACTGCACCATTGATTCGATCCCCACGCAGGGGATTGGGGGTTCTGCTTCGGTCACCGAGCACCAGTTATTTCCTACACCAGAACTCTCAGACATAAGATCAACGGCGCCATGTGATGCGTCAGCCAACCATCTAGTGTGTTGCTTGAGCATAGTCTTGGATATTATCAGGGGTTTGTTTCCAAATGCACCAACAGCATGCAAACACCCAGGTGGCCACCAAGGGCCTGGTCGAGCTCGGACAATAGACTCCGTTATTTCACAGAATAAACAAATCATCGACACTATCAATGCGGTACTGGATTGCCCCTGTTCTCATGATGGATACGTTATATCAATAGTCTCGCTCGCCGTTTTCAAGGTCATGGGCTGGTATATCGCTGCAGCACGAGACAAAACATTCACATCGAGCGATGGCATGGAGTGGGGTCACGATGTTGTCACTTTCCCAGGAAGATCTGATTTTTCACCTTCCGATGAGCGAGTGTTTTCTTCCCCTGTTATGGCAGGGGGTTACTGCATATATTCTAAGAACCAGAATCGCATGGCAGCGCAGCTAGTTCTTAGCGAGTTGCATCGCGTACAGCAGCTGGTCAACGTGCTTTCATCGCGGTTGGAAATTATTCGACTAACTACTTGTCTTGCGTCAGATTCCACCTTTGGTTCAACAAGTTCAGCTGAAGCTCTTGAAAATTCGTTGTTCGCGGCAATACCGACATCGCCCTTATCAGGGGCCACATTCTCTCAACTAGAGGAAGACCTTCGGAAACGCCTTCGTGCCATATCTTCTGAAACAATCGAAATACTGCGCCGAGCGTAACGGTGCGTGTATTCCAAAAGGGCATTGGTATTGTTGGTCGTAGTCTACTGGATCCCGAGATCCTCATGCAGCAAAGAAGTGAGGATAGGACCTTCTCAGGtggaataataaaatatatctcaCCCCAGGCGAGAGTGGGTAACATTTATTAACAGTGGTAAATATGGAGCGAATCCGGTGGGATCATGTTAGTTCATTGTATTTAAGAGTATTGAAATCCGAAGGCCGGTTTTTCCGCGGGGATTGTAGAACATCTGTGCAAAGTACAATCGGGATTGGCAACTGTCTCTTGCAGCTCCTGCTGGGCTTTCCACAGGGTGTCCCAATCACAGACTGCCGTAGAAATTGATCACCGATCGGAATCCAATGCGACACTCGCCTTAGCGCAAGGTAATAACCCGATAGGCCCTCGTGGCTTCATCGCTCACTCATCAGACGAACTGGTACTTCAAGGTTCTCGATCTGAAGGGTATATACTGGCTCATGGCTCCATCTTGTTGTTGAATGAATGATTATTAGGCAAAATGGGCATTGTCTTCATGCAGCTGATATGGTCGACTGCCGCCTAGTTGCCCAGATCACGCAGTCGTCAATAGGTAATCCTGATCCTAAAATGTCATCGGACTTTTCCTCCGGTCAGTCAACTTGTGGGTATTTCTTCCGCTTGATCTCCGGCGTCGACGGTTGTGATGCGCATAGGATATGTTCGCCAAGGTGGCAGATGATCGTATTATTTCGAAGCAAGGAACTGCATGGCAGACTAAGCCAAGTCCGACCTTCACAGGTATTCAGGTTATTAGCAGTTGTTTGCGTTCGGGAAAGTGCCATCTCGGAGTGTCGAGTCTTCGGGTCCCGGCGCTTCATCCTAGGTCCGCATAGCATCCCATATTCCTCCCTGAGAAATTGTGAGGCCTTTATTTGCACAAAGGGAAGGTGCCATCAGCAACGCAGCGGACAGTGTTCAGCCGGGAAAGTAAGCAAGCTTTATTGCCCTGGGTTTGGCTACACACACACGAACACTCCTCTGTTTCACACCACCACTCAACATCAGCTTTGTTTCAGCAACCGTGTACAAAGGTTCGGAATGTCGATATGGGTACCTCCCTTCAAACAGGACCATCTCCATTGCGAATTGTGTATCGAATCAGCCGGTAATGAGATCTGCACCATAAAAGCTACCGTAGGTCTGGACCAGTGATCGCCCATTCTGCAAGTCGGGGCGACCCATCTTCATGAGGGCGATCCATCCCGTTCTCTCCGTAGGCACAACTACAAAAGAGAATTGCGAAGTGGAACGTTATCCCCCTGTTTGCTTCCAAGGACAAAAGATCATCGTGcacgaggatgaagatgagccATGATGGAAACCAAAACAGAAACGCGCGCGATCTGTCGCCATCACGTGGCAACCAGTCCATCCACGACCAAAACAATTGTAAACTACGGAATATGCAAGCTAATGGCGACTATGCGATCACGGTGAGTTGCTCCTTGCTTTTAATCTTCTAGTTTTACGGTTTCACTCTCGTGGCTGAATCAATTCAGCAAACCTACTGTGAGTGTTcgactatatatatagttcttGCTTATATACACCACGAtatttcaacaccatcattaAAGAGATCTTAAACCGACAGGACGTTGCCCAAATTTATCCGAATAAGATAGATCATCAATAATTCGGAAGAGCAACCAATGCTCCTTTCTACACTGTGGGAGTGGCATTGGAGAGCCTACCACACTGCACCTCATTCAATCACTAGCTAAACAACAACCTACGCGATTTGTGATCACAATCGAAGGTGGCATGAGAATTCAccgagaagagaaagacaaggGAGCTTATCAGTGGTATTGGAACCAACGTTGGGAGATGTTAAGCTAATCGATTGAAATTGATACGTTCTGTCCATGATCCAAGATCTGGTGCCACAAACCTGCTCACACTTTGGAGAGTCACTATAACGCCACGCTTAACCAAGGCAGAAACATAACGAAGAATCATCCGATTGGACGCTCAGAAACACGATCAAACGGCCCAAATAGACATGGATAACCCATGGGATACATACTTGCATGTCCCATGCCCTAGCGAGTAAGAATCATCCAGAACAGCCGATAAAACTTCAGCAGTCGGCTTGGATGAAGATATGCAGAACTATCATGTACTTAATGTGGTAAATAATCCCGAAAGGACGCAATCCTTGCACTGGGAAGTTGGCATTGGGCCCAGGTGCATACATCACTGCGACATCCGAGTACCGGAGACCGTAATAGAGTCCCACGTCTCCAAATACGCGTAGTCGGTTACACAGTCATGGATGCGAAAACCTGATTTCCCATTCCCGGTTCCTTGGGTAGTACCGTGGTCCTTGCTCTCTCCAAAATGCGAACCGTTGGAGTGATTTGGGTCCGTGGTGCCTTGCACACCTAGCTTCTCCTGCAGGGCCTAGTGCCAGTGCATTACCTAGGCCTAATGAGGTATCCTTGTATCCCCGTTTAGAGGCGACTATATATACGTCTTCTCCAAATTATAGGTCAAGAGAGGGGTTAGACGTAAGTGCCGGAGGAATCTCAGATGAAATCCGCTTGCGATTTTCTCTCGGCTAGGGACAAGGGGAGTGGGTGAATAATTGGTAGAGGGTGTTTACCCGCATGAAATATTCAATTGTACGCTTTTGTAGTTGACCCAGAATCCAAGTGATATTCAGTTATTATATCGTGGATTCCTTTTCCAGGTTGGACGTGATGACGACATGGAAAGCAATCACTATATTTCGTTGAATACAGCGGCAGTATGCGAGACCATAAGCTCATATATAAGGAGGTAAATGCAAAAGGTCGCTAAATGGCtaaacaaaaaacaaaacaaaaacaaatGTCGGTAGGTTGGTGGTAGGGTTGAACAAGCGATGGTTAGGCGATTATCATCTCAAACCATACAAATTCAAGCAGCCTCACCAACATTGACATATTTCTTCAACTTCGGGAACATCGCAGCCCATTCGGGTGACACCTGCCAGTTCTCATACTCGTACAGGCCCGTTTCGAAACCTTGCGTTGGCATCAACTCCCCGTTCTCGCTGGTGTAGATAAACTCCTGGTCCTCCGGCCACCGGAAATGGATTGAACGCATATACATCATGACAGAGTGCCGCGAGTCTTGGATTTGTTGTACATTGTGAATCAGCCGGTCGCGGAGGCCCGGCCAAGGGAGGAAGTCGATGCATACGGGGTGCGGGATCGTCTTTTGGATTTCGGTCGGGTACAGCCATGCTGGGACGTCGCGTTGGGTTTCTTCGTCGGGGCAAAGGCGCCACTAAGGGGAGAAAAGAGTTAGCTGAGTGTTACTACCTAGTGCATGGTTAGAAGGCGACAGGCAGGGAGTAAGCTTACTCGGAGGAACCGATACATCACGACGTAGCAGGCGAAGAGCGTGCGGACATTCGCCGGTCGGACCTGGCTGAAGACCAAGCCCAGGATCTGGATGACGGGATTATCGGTCGAGGTTGGGCGGAAGACGTGAACGAGTGAGGGCGTGCGGGGGAGGCGCGTGCTATTCGAGATACTCTTGTTGAGGCCCTGGTGAGCTcgcaggaggatggagaaggttgaGTATTCGAGACATTCGTAGTAAGATCGATGGTCGACTCCACAGCGGCAGTCAACAGGAACGTTGTTATCGGGCTCCCCCATTGCCGGCGTAGGAACAAGCATCGGTAATTTATCCGCCGGCAAGAGCAGCATATCGTGTGCATTGGGGAGAGGCCGCGGCTGGCTGAACGAGGCAGACGAGCCgccagcggcagcaacgGGACTTGGTGTCTCACCAATGTCGAAGCAAGAGAAATATCGCGTCTGATCCCGCAGTCGTTCGTTGAGAACGCGTACCTGGTCTGTCAGGGACTGGACAGCCTCCTGCAGGTTTGTGACTTGTGTTTCGAGGCTCTCCATCTGGCGCTTCTGCTGTTCGCGCTTCGCCTTGTGGTTGATGCGGTCAGCCTGGCGCTTGCGGGCCAGCTGGGCTTCGGTGCGGCGACGCTTCTTCTGGGCGCCCTCGGTGGGCGTGGGGGGTGAGGACTGCGCGATCTCAATGGTCTCCATGGTCTCCATGGTCCTGACTGCTTCGACTTGAATcagagaggagagagcgAGTCTGGAGGAACGGGGGTGACAGGACGATAAACGAAGCCGGGAGGCGGCCGGGATGATTGCGCAACCCCGCATTTTGGCCTGCTCGTTTTCCCACGGGGTCGCTTGGCTACCTGTCAGCCACCACTGCTTGTTCCTGTTGCGCCCTTCACGAGGCTATCCAGAGCTACAAAACCTCGGAGGCCTGCTATATTATTGGGACTTGATGTGCCTGTGAGTATAAATCTCTGCCCAGTGCCAGCTAAACTGCGTCTGCGTCTGTGTTCAGTTGATCTGTTACGGGTGGACCCAACTACATCGCTAATCTGGGTCTCTGTGATTGCTGTCATTCTAATTGCGATTCGCTTGACTGGATAAGCCACCGACATCAAACACACCCAAGAGCCGTTGTCTCCATGCCAAAGGGCTAAACAGCAACGATCTCCCGATCATCCCCATACGCTACCCCGGAACAAATGCTGGGGAGTCCCTCCCCCGCGCCTCCCAGTCACTGAGCGCAAATAGAACCTCTCCGATACAGATTTAGGGTGGATATAATGGACGTCAGAGGCTGTGACCGTCGGGTGCAATCGGCGATAAATGGATCGAGTTGATGGCGTGTACCATGACAAGGGGACTCCAGTCTTACGAGGTACGCCTCCTTTATGGCCCCGTGGTCAGAAACAAGGGCCCAGCGTTGTATTGGGACACAGCCTCCGCGGGCTACGCACTGAATTGCGTCCAATCATTGCCTCTTGAAATGGCCAACATGACATCCTCAAAACAGGATGACGTCGGGTGATTCCGAGGCCGCGTGATTGCTACAATGATGCGTCTGAACTCTGAAAGGCCATGGTGACCTTTGCCCGTGGTTTCCGATTTGCGAACCGAGAAAGAGCTTGTTGGTTCCTTGCATCTGTAGTCCAAGGAGCGTTCCTGAGAAGCTGGCGGTTATAGTATGGATGGACTGTTGGGGACCCTGTGGACAGCACGGCGCGCCGACACGTGTGCCTCGGATGTTGACCGGTTCACATGGTCGACATCGACCCAAACACAGTCCTGCAAATCTGGGGAAACTTCAGCCAGAACCAATGACAATGTTTTATAACAGCTCTCTATCCGACCTTCTCTCTCCGACACGCCGGGAATGACCCGGTAGGCTCCGGAAAACTTGGACAGCGCAGGTGAATTATTGCGTGGGATGTCAATCGCCTGTGAGC encodes:
- a CDS encoding bZIP transcription factor (COG:S;~EggNog:ENOG410PXC9;~InterPro:IPR021833;~PFAM:PF11905), translated to METMETIEIAQSSPPTPTEGAQKKRRRTEAQLARKRQADRINHKAKREQQKRQMESLETQVTNLQEAVQSLTDQVRVLNERLRDQTRYFSCFDIGETPSPVAAAGGSSASFSQPRPLPNAHDMLLLPADKLPMLVPTPAMGEPDNNVPVDCRCGVDHRSYYECLEYSTFSILLRAHQGLNKSISNSTRLPRTPSLVHVFRPTSTDNPVIQILGLVFSQVRPANVRTLFACYVVMYRFLRWRLCPDEETQRDVPAWLYPTEIQKTIPHPVCIDFLPWPGLRDRLIHNVQQIQDSRHSVMMYMRSIHFRWPEDQEFIYTSENGELMPTQGFETGLYEYENWQVSPEWAAMFPKLKKYVNVGEAA